The Larus michahellis chromosome 2, bLarMic1.1, whole genome shotgun sequence genome window below encodes:
- the ATXN1 gene encoding ataxin-1, with product MKSNQERSNECLPPKKREIPATSLPSEVKPVLPNENHRADNLAWLPSTPGGQGGLGTRHRPGGTSSVEAGLQQGLHKSLSAGLDYSPPSAPRSVPASTTLPTVYSPALSQSGTPVSPVQYTHLQHTFQFVGPQYSGSYTGFIPSQLISPTANSATSAVAAATAVATTPSQRSQLEAYSTLLASMSGLSQQGHKVEPHLVRTPGLIAAGSPPPTQQNQYVHISSSSQSTVRNLSPPTIPVPLHPHQTVIPHTLTLGPSSQVVVQYTDSGGHFVTRDPPKKPESSRLQAMQAKEVLNGEIEKSRRYGISPSADMGLVKAGNKPAPHHYETRHVVVHSSPAEYGVRDSSGVRASVMVVPNSSTPTADMEVQQATNRETSPSALNDKGSLHLGKPTHRSYALSPQQALGHEGVKAVATLSPHTVIQTTHSASEQLPVGLPATAFYAGTQPPVIGYLSGQQQAIGYPGSLPQHLVIPGTQSLLIPVGGADVEPSGVAPAIVTSSPQFAAVPHTFVTTAVPKNENFSAEPLTTQPAYQATMVQAQIHLPVVQSIASPAAAPPTLPPYFMKGSIIQLANGELKKVEDLKTEDFIQSAEISNDLKIDSSTVERIEDSHSPGIAVIQFAVGEHRAQVSVEVLVEYPFFVFGQGWSSCCPERTSQLFDLPCSKLSVGDVCISLTLKNLKNGSIKKGQPMDSASILLKHSKNDSLAGSRHRYAEQENGINQGSAQMLAENGELKFPDKIGLPAAPLLTKTEPSKPPATRKRRWSAPETRKLEKSEEEPPLTLPKPSFIPQEVKICIEGRSNVGK from the exons ATGAAATCCAACCAAGAGCGGAGCAATGAATGCCTGCCACCTAAGAAGCGAGAAATCCCTGCCACCAGCCTGCCTTCGGAGGTGAAGCCGGTCCTGCCAAACGAAAACCACCGTGCGGATAACCTAGCATGGCTCCCCAGCACACCCGGTGGCCAAGGTGGCCTGGGGACCCGGCACCGGCCTGGGGGGACATCATCGGTGGAGGCAGGCTTGCAGCAGGGTTTGCACAAGTCACTATCTGCAGGGCTGGACTATTCCCCACCGAGCGCACCCAGGTCCGTTCCAGCCTCCACCACTCTTCCCACGGTGTACTCGCCCGCCCTCTCCCAGTCAGGGACCCCTGTTTCCCCCGTGCAGTACACACACCTGCAGCACACCTTCCAGTTCGTCGGGCCCCAGTACAGCGGATCGTACACCGGCTTCATCCCCTCGCAGCTGATTTCCCCAACGGCCAATTCTGCGACCAGCGCCGTGGCAGCAGCCACGGCCGTTGCGACCACTCCATCCCAGCGCTCCCAGCTGGAGGCTTATTCCACTTTGCTGGCCAGCATGAGCGGCTTAAGCCAGCAGGGGCACAAAGTTGAGCCGCACCTGGTCAGGACACCTGGACTGATCGCCGCCGGGTCTCCTCCACCCACCCAGCAGAACCAGTACGTCCACATTtccagctcttcccagagcaCTGTCAGAAATCTCTCTCCTCCAACCATCCcggtccccctgcacccccatcaGACGGTGATCCCACACACCCTCACCCTCGGCCCTTCCTCCCAAGTGGTGGTGCAGTACACTGACTCGGGGGGCCACTTTGTCACCAGGGATCCCCCCAAGAAGCCCGAAAGCAGCCGGCTGCAGGCGATGCAGGCCAAGGAGGTATTGAATGGCGAGATAGAGAAGAGCCGGAGGTACGGCATTTCGCCTTCTGCCGACATGGGTCTAGTCAAAGCAGGCAATAAACCAGCTCCCCATCATTACGAGACCAGGCACGTGGTGGTCCACTCGAGCCCCGCTGAGTACGGCGTGCGGGATTCCTCAGGTGTCCGAGCCTCCGTCATGGTAGTCCCCAACAGCAGCACGCCCACGGCAGACATGGAGGTGCAGCAGGCCACCAACCGCGAGACCTCTCCCTCAGCCCTCAACGACAAGGGAAGCTTGCACTTGGGAAAGCCAACCCACCGGTCCTACGCCTTGTCCCCACAGCAGGCTCTGGGCCACGAGGGGGTGAAGGCAGTGGCCACGCTGTCCCCTCACACTGTCATTCAGACCACCCACAGCGCCTCTGAGCAACTCCCCGTCGGGCTGCCGGCAACAGCCTTCTATGCCGGGACCCAGCCACCGGTGATCGGCTACCTGAGCGGTCAGCAGCAAGCCATCGGGTACCCCGGCAGCCTGCCGCAGCACCTGGTGATCCCTGGCACCCAGTCCCTGCTGATACCGGTCGGCGGCGCGGACGTCGAGCCGTCAGGAGTAGCACCTGCGATCGTCACGTCGTCTCCCCAGTTTGCAGCAGTGCCTCACACGTTCGTCACCACCGCCGTCCCCAAAAACGAGAACTTCAGCGCGGAGCCCCTCACCACCCAGCCCGCCTACCAGGCCACCATGGTGCAGGCGCAGATCCACCTGCCCGTGGTGCAGTCCATCgcttcccccgccgccgcgcctccCACGCTGCCCCCCTACTTCATGAAGGGGTCGATCATTCAGCTGGCCAACGGGGAGCTGAAGAAAGTAGAGGACTTGAAAACAGAAGACTTCATACAGAGCGCGGAAATTAGCAACGACCTGAAAATAGACTCCAGCACTGTGGAGAGGATTGAAGACAGCCATAGCCCAGGCATCGCCGTGATACAGTTTGCAGTTGGGGAGCATCGAGCACAG GTCAGCGTGGAAGTCTTGGTAGAATACCCTTTTTTTGTATTTGGACAAGGCTGGTCATCCTGCTGCCCCGAGAGAACCAGCCAGCTCTTTGATTTGCCATGCTCCAAACTCTCGGTGGGGGACGTCTGCATATCGCTCACACTCAAGAACCTGAAGAACGGCTCTATTAAAAAGGGCCAGCCCATGGACTCAGCTAGTATCTTGCTGAAGCATTCAAAGAATGACAGTCTAGCTGGAAGTAGACACAGGTATGCGGAGCAGGAAAACGGGATTAATCAGGGAAGCGCACAGATGTTAGCTGAGAACGGTGAACTGAAGTTTCCGGACAAAATAGGATTGCCTGCAGCACCTTTGCTCACCAAAACAGAACCCAGCAAGCCCCCAGCAacgaggaagaggaggtggtCAGCCCCCGAAACACGAAAACTAGAGAAATCAGAAGAGGAGCCACCTTTGACTCTTCCCAAGCCTTCTTTTATTCCTCAGGAGGTTAAGATTTGCATTGAAGGTCGATCCAACGTAGGAAAGTAA